The Acetomicrobium flavidum genome window below encodes:
- a CDS encoding SLC13 family permease translates to MNVGLLSIVLLCAAIVIGFVRKVNIGLVALLFALALSKYAGIPEKTVIQGFNVNLFITLMGLTLLFSILKTNGTIDIMAKKIVSLAGNNKYLIPVMVYLVGFILTTIGPGAIPMLAIMPAFSIPIAIAKGYNPVMLALIGSFGIFSGRMSTITPEGILVYNLLSSQGIDITQAIKPMYMNMIITGIVLYIIAFIYYKGFSVKILREDNDKEQEQKLNKQQFLSLVGLIVMVILVIFGKWNAGLTSFAVSAVLLTLKAGGEKESVGGIPWGTLLMISGVSSMMGMVVETGGIKTLTTALAAIMTPNTSPAIMGATAGIMSWFSSGLGVVFPTLIPTVTNVAQVVGNVNPIELASMVVIGGTVTGVSPLSTTGALIIAMMLALDEKVGKFDNMKLFIELFAWSVVALVVLVILALLGVYKIFL, encoded by the coding sequence ATGAATGTGGGATTGCTTTCGATAGTTTTGCTGTGTGCGGCTATTGTTATTGGCTTCGTTCGTAAAGTTAACATCGGGTTGGTTGCGTTACTATTTGCCTTAGCCTTAAGCAAATATGCCGGCATACCAGAAAAAACAGTAATTCAAGGGTTTAATGTCAACTTATTTATCACATTGATGGGCCTGACTTTACTATTTAGCATACTCAAGACAAACGGAACTATCGACATAATGGCTAAAAAGATCGTATCGCTTGCTGGTAATAACAAATATTTAATCCCAGTTATGGTCTACTTGGTGGGTTTTATACTTACAACCATAGGTCCAGGCGCCATTCCCATGTTGGCCATTATGCCAGCTTTTTCCATTCCCATAGCCATCGCTAAGGGGTATAACCCGGTAATGCTTGCGCTGATCGGCTCATTTGGCATATTCAGCGGCCGCATGTCTACAATCACTCCTGAAGGCATTTTGGTATATAATTTGCTTTCAAGTCAAGGCATAGACATTACACAGGCAATAAAGCCGATGTATATGAACATGATTATTACTGGTATTGTTTTATACATAATAGCTTTTATTTACTACAAAGGATTTAGTGTAAAAATTTTGCGTGAGGACAATGATAAAGAACAAGAACAAAAGCTTAATAAACAACAATTTTTATCATTGGTTGGACTAATAGTAATGGTTATTCTGGTAATTTTTGGAAAGTGGAACGCGGGACTAACTTCATTTGCAGTTTCTGCGGTGCTACTTACCTTAAAAGCTGGTGGCGAAAAAGAAAGCGTAGGTGGTATTCCCTGGGGCACCCTTCTTATGATTTCGGGGGTTAGTTCGATGATGGGTATGGTTGTAGAAACTGGCGGAATTAAGACTCTAACAACAGCTTTGGCTGCCATAATGACCCCAAACACATCTCCTGCAATTATGGGAGCTACAGCGGGAATCATGTCGTGGTTTTCTTCAGGATTAGGTGTCGTTTTCCCAACACTTATTCCAACGGTCACCAACGTAGCACAAGTAGTAGGCAATGTTAATCCCATTGAGCTGGCCTCTATGGTGGTAATTGGGGGTACAGTAACAGGGGTAAGCCCTTTGTCAACAACAGGAGCCCTTATCATTGCTATGATGCTGGCGCTTGATGAAAAGGTCGGCAAATTCGATAATATGAAGCTTTTTATCGAACTATTTGCATGGTCTGTTGTAGCGCTTGTGGTTCTGGTCATCCTTGCCCTGTTAGGGGTTTATAAAATTTTTCTGTAG